A region from the Silene latifolia isolate original U9 population chromosome 7, ASM4854445v1, whole genome shotgun sequence genome encodes:
- the LOC141590931 gene encoding uncharacterized protein LOC141590931 — protein sequence MYSSMAAVLTHGPFVAPHSILPTTHVSISPLLKLSNNSNACFIPFSCKRPLFSSSHFPNYSHFRIRSFQSQDGRADDSANSNDSLNEVDRVNELLKDQKLENDGKDNYFVAKLAIGLGVAATVTFLSITLKQQDVGSSLGIGIQRLADVSSSSSSAAPVGFSFKAFGHRVVLPEYAPGWVYFWLLMAAGCGLFISEEALNIWVGITLARKLCLDGTWQSFAESFSRSGPYIISTVLWVYWGVCISDMIPFYVGKLFRQSGASDDVCSKLGIGREKLVKITRAVQKYGNLSGFVERFSLGVRNPTAFLAGAMGVSPECFFAGVCCGGLVTLPIQLAIGFLLRERPLFAVATVASVVGIWTIFPYAVAASTALFFYLRQRYSST from the exons atgTATTCTTCCATGGCAGCAGTCCTCACTCATGGACCCTTTGTAGCTCCACATTCAATATTACCAACTACCCATGTCTCCATTTCTCCTCTACTCAAGCTTTCAAACAACTCTAATGCCTGCTTTATTCCCTTTTCCTGCAAAAGGcctcttttttcttcttctcatTTTCCCAACTACTCACATTTCCG GATCAGAAGCTTTCAATCACAAGACGGCAGAGCTGATGATTCTGCAAACTCTAATGATTCCTTGAATGAAGTTGATAGAGTGAATGAGTTGCTAAAGGACCAAAAGCTAGAAAATGACGGCAAAGACAATTATTTTGTGGCAAAATTAGCAATTGGCCTGGGAGTGGCTGCAACTGTAACTTTCCTGTCTATTACTCTCAAGCAGCAAGATGTTGGATCGTCCCTTGGAATTGGAATCCAGCGTCTAGCTGACGTGTCATCTTCTTCCAGCTCGGCAGCACCTGTTGGCTTCTCGTTCAAAGCGTTTGGTCACAGAGTTGTACTTCCAGAATATGCTCCAGG GTGGGTCTATTTTTGGTTGCTTATGGCTGCTGGATGCGGGCTGTTTATCAGTGAAGAGGCCTTAAATATATGG GTTGGCATAACCTTAGCCCGGAAACTTTGCTTGGATGGGACATGGCAATCTTTTGCTGAATCATTCTCCAGAAGTGGCCCATACATTATATCTACCGTCTTGTGGGTTTACTG GGGAGTTTGCATCAGTGACATGATACCGTTTTATGTCGGGAAGCTTTTCAGGCAGTCAGGAGCTTCTGATGATGTGTGTTCAAAG TTAGGAATAGGTAGAGAGAAGCTGGTGAAGATTACACGTGCTGTTCAAAAATATGGCAATCTCAGTGGTTTTG TTGAGCGCTTCTCTCTTGGAGTGAGGAATCCAACGGCATTTCTTGCTGGAGCCATG GGGGTTTCTCCTGAGTGTTTCTTTGCTGGTGTTTGCTGTGGTGGTCTTGTCACTTTACCTATTCAG CTGGCTATTGGATTTTTATTACGAGAACGCCCTTTGTTTGCTGTTGCAACTGTTGCTTCTGTAGTG GGCATTTGGACCATATTTCCATACGCGGTGGCTGCTTCAACGGCATTATTCTTCTATTTGCGACAAAGATATTCTTCGACATAA